The genomic DNA ATCACATGCGGTTGAAAGTTTTGTTTGCACGCGCGCAAATGCGATGTCGAGAATGTTTTCAAAAGAAGCCTGGCGCCTGCTGGAGAGCAATTTCATTGAGTCTTTGAACAATCCTGCCAATCTCACGGCTCAGGGCAACATGTTGTTGGGCGCGCATCTTGCCGGCATGGCCATCGAGAATGCCATGCTCGGCGCGGCGCATGCTTGCGCAAATCCATTGACGGCGCATTATGGCCTCGCGCACGGCGTTGCGGTGGGCCTCATGCTGCCGCACGTGATTCGGTTCAACGGTTCGATGGTTGATCAGGCGTATGCCGAATTGCTGGAAACTGCACATCTCACACCGAAAAAGGATACGGCTTACGGCGAAAGCTTGTGTGAACGAATCGCCATATTGCATGCCGTCGCTGGATTACCACAGCGTCTAAGTGAATGCCAGATCGAGAAAGCCTCCTTGTCACAATTGGCGCAAGCGGCGACGCAGGAGTGGACCGGCACCTTCAATCCGCGGCCGCTGGCGCTGGCTGATTTTCTGCGATTGTACGAAACCGCTTATTGACACGGCATTTTTACGTTTGATCACGCGCTTTTTTATCGCTATATT from Cytophagia bacterium CHB2 includes the following:
- a CDS encoding iron-containing alcohol dehydrogenase, whose product is MPFHTFDFQPSTRVLFGGNTIAQLGKLTKECGGRRVLFVTDRGLIKAGHLEHARHALEQEAIAVSVFFDLEENPTSQHVESGAQFARENAPIDLIIALGGGSAMDCAKGINFLLTNGGKMEDYWGFGKARQPMLPSIGIPTTAGTGSEAQSYALIMHPQTHRKMAVPRAVAAVTGIDAVSHAVESFVCTRANAMSRMFSKEAWRLLESNFIESLNNPANLTAQGNMLLGAHLAGMAIENAMLGAAHACANPLTAHYGLAHGVAVGLMLPHVIRFNGSMVDQAYAELLETAHLTPKKDTAYGESLCERIAILHAVAGLPQRLSECQIEKASLSQLAQAATQEWTGTFNPRPLALADFLRLYETAY